AATCCGGGATGTGATCATAGATGTAGCATagctatttttgttttttttttgttctctttatATATGGCATCTCCTAATAACTTCAGAGCTGGTATCTGAGATTCTCAAAACAGTTTCTGAACTGAAGTCACTTAGAAGTATGTGTTCTCTGCAGGTCAAAATCTCACCCACTTTTTCTTGTGTGTGATTAGAGATAGTGCCTTTGCTCGTTTGGAGATGTCTTGTGAAGACTTGTGCAGTTGAAAAGTCTCGCGAGGCACATACCTACTTCATTGTCCAAGGGGATTACATCTTTCTGTTTGTTGAAGCAATGACAATATGTGATTGAATAATATATAAAACATGATTACATATGAGCAAGATCCTGATGTTGTTCGGTGGGGTCTCCATTTTCTTGATGGTGATCCCTTTTCATATTCTGGGTATTGTGGAACTCTTACCCAACATGATACTGGCTACTATGATGAACAGTATGTCAGAGAAGATCATTATGCCGTAGAACGTAGCAATGTAGAGAATGATGAAATTATTGCACATGCTCTTCAGGAAGAATTATCACAACTTGCAGTTGCTGAAGCCTCTGGATCTTCCAGTGTTGGGGAAGATCATTTGCAAGCTTCCATTCTTGCGCAAGATTGGCTTGGTCCATCTATGGGAAATTATCATTCGGGTACTACGAAATTTTAAGAGCCATTTTGGTTTTTGCTTAGTTTggtagagattttttttaatcagtttTTCTACATCATGTAGGACATGAGAGTGGACAGGAAGAGAATAATTTGGTGGAACCCTCTAGTTCATGTTCTAGCCCTGAACAGAAGTCATACAGTGGGGATGACTGGTATTACTCACTAGAGCTAACAGATGAATCTGTGCTTGATGGAGAAGTTGGAAAGAGGTTGAATCAGATGGTTCCAGTTCCTGTAAGTGCCGTTTATTTTGAGTTCGATTCATGTCTCGCAGAATTCTAAATTATCCTTGGAAAGTTATCCTCTGAAACTGATTCAGCACCGGCCTTCTGGGTTGCCTCCACCCCATTAAATTGGCTCAAAATCCTGCATTTGcagtttttatgtattttattttctcccGACAAGTTTTACTTCTAGGTGCCAAATTATTCTTTGTTGATTAATTTAGAATGAGGTTccaatcatttttatttttagtgatGAGATGACAATGTTATTTAAAAGGCACTCCTTGCATTTATGGTGATAAAACATATTAGGAGCTTTCATTATGTCTTATATATGGCGATTTTCTAGTAAGCACTTGAATACCATGCAATCTTATATCAGACCTtcataactctttttttttcccaaatctcgACAATAGTAATATGCATTGTTACATCTGTAGGATTAATTGTTGTTCTTGGTGCCGCATAGCTATTGTCAGCCTCTGCTTTGGTAGGAATTGTGAGGTACTTTTATCTAGCAAGAATTGGGGGATCAAATTCCCTTATGTCATTAAAGGATGTaaaggaagagggggggggggtggtctCTCTTTTGTAgttgctcccccccccccccccactagaAAAAAAACCTTTGGTGTCATTAATTGGTGAGGAATAGTACATCCATTTTGCTGCACTGAACAAGTGTTTAGAAATTCTGTTGCTTGTCCATCACGAATAGGTATTAAATGTTTCTCCTAGAGGGGAATCTGGATTACTGATTGGTGAAGGAATAATGGTACATCCATACTTTTGCACCAAATTAGCATTTAGAAATTTTGCTACTTGTCGTTTTGAATTGGTAGTTGATGTTATCTCATTCTTAGATTTGGAGATTCCTTCTGACTGTTTAATCTTGACATGTGTATATAATCATTTTAATTTCATCTGTGTTCCTGATTGTAAATCAACTTCTAATTCTTAAGAATTATCATTGGTTTTTTTGCAGCATGTTCCTAGAATTAATGGAGAAATCCCATCTATTGACGAAGCTACTTCAGATCATCAAAGGCTACTAGACAGGTTTTTCCTTTTATTACTATGATTCATGCTGTTCATGAAATGCTTGTATTACCAAGAAGTGTGGCCTATTTAGGGAGcagcttttgttttttggtttctaATGGATTGTTAGCTCAATGTCCTTGATAATGTATCAGACGGTTTCAGTTCTGGTCTAATTGGGGGATTCTAAAAGGATTGCCTCCTAAAAGATGTATTTTTTGGCAACGAAAA
The nucleotide sequence above comes from Telopea speciosissima isolate NSW1024214 ecotype Mountain lineage chromosome 3, Tspe_v1, whole genome shotgun sequence. Encoded proteins:
- the LOC122654662 gene encoding OVARIAN TUMOR DOMAIN-containing deubiquitinating enzyme 9-like isoform X2, whose translation is MITYEQDPDVVRWGLHFLDGDPFSYSGYCGTLTQHDTGYYDEQYVREDHYAVERSNVENDEIIAHALQEELSQLAVAEASGSSSVGEDHLQASILAQDWLGPSMGNYHSGHESGQEENNLVEPSSSCSSPEQKSYSGDDWYYSLELTDESVLDGEVGKRLNQMVPVPHVPRINGEIPSIDEATSDHQRLLDRLQLYDLVELKVQGDGNCQFRALSDQFYRTLEHHEFVRRQIVNQLKSHPEIYEGYVPMEYSDYLKKMSKTGEWGDHVTLQAAADSYGVKIFVITSFKDTCYIEILPNIQKSKRGKLFS
- the LOC122654662 gene encoding OVARIAN TUMOR DOMAIN-containing deubiquitinating enzyme 12-like isoform X1, with the protein product MITYEQDPDVVRWGLHFLDGDPFSYSGYCGTLTQHDTGYYDEQYVREDHYAVERSNVENDEIIAHALQEELSQLAVAEASGSSSVGEDHLQASILAQDWLGPSMGNYHSGHESGQEENNLVEPSSSCSSPEQKSYSGDDWYYSLELTDESVLDGEVGKRLNQMVPVPHVPRINGEIPSIDEATSDHQRLLDRLQLYDLVELKVQGDGNCQFRALSDQFYRTLEHHEFVRRQIVNQLKSHPEIYEGYVPMEYSDYLKKMSKTGEWGDHVTLQAAADSYGVKIFVITSFKDTCYIEILPNIQKSKRVIFLSFWAEVHYNSIYPEGDLPAFEAKKKKRWWIFGNKH